One window of Zalophus californianus isolate mZalCal1 chromosome 3, mZalCal1.pri.v2, whole genome shotgun sequence genomic DNA carries:
- the LOC113920431 gene encoding uncharacterized protein LOC113920431, which translates to MAFNKMDKLCLQTCEKPKPSGRRVCGGGNYYVTTSASPGQQTCKNGERRTRQRRLRPESAHAHGEAPPLAFPTSPRPALPPRRGARHKAAPAGTARGFRPEARRSPFGSGPSPALTRELSRSFNIRDQRLAPASISGKGHEGKDPVTPLPVPVVTQAPALGAAAPSGAASPAARGGGARTFLSEPSREIAAPAFLSLAPRKGGTRVSALPGSSAGGSMQPEEQKEK; encoded by the exons ATGGCTTTTAATAAAATGGACAAGCTATGTTTACAGACCTGTGAG AAACCCAAGCCCTCTGGGCggagagtgtgtggggggggaaacTACTACGTCACCACTTCCGCCTCGCCAGGCCAGCAAACGTGCAAAAATGGAGAAAGGCGCACACGCCAGCGGCGACTACGTCCCGAAAGTGCGCACGCGCATGGCGAGGCCCCGCCCCTCGcgttccccacctcccccagaccCGCGCTCCCGCCTCGGAGAGGCGCGCGCCACAAGGCAGCCCCCGCTGGCACCGCCCGGGGCTTCCGCCCCGAGGCTCGACGGTCGCCGTTCGGTTCCGGTCCTAGCCCCGCCCTCACGCGGGAACTCTCCAGAAGTTTTAATATCCGGGACCAGAGGCTGGCGCCAGCGAGCATTTCCGGCAAGGGACACGAAGGAAAGGATCCGGTGACGCCTCTTCCCGTCCCCGTAGTCACCCAGGCTCCGGCTCTCGGTGCGGCAGCGCCATCTGGTGCCGCATCTCCCGCCGCCCGCGGAGGGGGCGCGCGCACCTTTCTCTCGGAACCTTCCAGAGAAATCGCGGCCCCGGCGTTTCTTTCTCTCGCCCCCCGGAAGGGAGGCACCCGAGTCTCCGCCCTGCCCGGTTCCAGTGCAGGAG GTAGTATGCAacctgaagaacagaaagaaaaatga